A single region of the Pontibacter kalidii genome encodes:
- a CDS encoding amidophosphoribosyltransferase — MSDAIKHECGIALIRLRKPISYYAKKYGTPMYGINKLYLLMQKQHNRGQDGAGVASIKINALPGIDYISRFRSVKTRAIDSIFGKIGKEYKALQEQYPDKAEDVEWVWENMPFLGDVYLGHLRYGTHGLNSVDNCHPMVRENNWRSRSLAVAGNFNMTNVDEQFQKLLELGQHPKQKTDTTTVLEKIGHFLDEENQVLFDNYKQGDYTNKEITQLIEQNLDMQRVLKRAAKDFDGGYAMAGLTGYGASFVMRDPNGIRPAYYYIDDEVVVVASEKPAIKTAFGIEYSEIKEIAPGHALIVDKAGNPELKEVVEPREKLSCSFERIYFSRGNDPEIYTERKNMGKLLCRQILEAINYDLKNTVFSYIPNTAETSWLGMMKGIENYLRDYRKQAILNQKLTEEELDEILQFKPRAEKLVIKDAKLRTFITDDDSRNDLVTHVYDTTYEVVKKGVDTLVVLDDSIVRGTTLEKSIIKMLDKLEPKKIIIVSCAPQIRYPDCYGIDMSRMKEFVAFRALLALLKDRGQLIKVQETYNKCLAAAGTPAFKETNFVQELYNMFTHNEISNKVAEIVKAPEVHADVQVIYQTIEDLHQACPNHKGDWYFTGNYPTPGGTGVVNRAFMNFVENKSGRAY, encoded by the coding sequence ATGAGCGACGCAATAAAGCACGAATGTGGTATCGCCTTAATCAGGCTCCGGAAACCGATCAGTTACTACGCCAAGAAGTACGGCACACCGATGTATGGCATCAACAAGCTGTACCTGCTCATGCAGAAGCAGCACAACCGCGGCCAGGACGGTGCGGGTGTCGCCAGCATCAAGATTAACGCCCTGCCCGGCATCGATTACATCAGCCGCTTCCGCTCCGTGAAAACCCGCGCCATCGACAGTATCTTTGGCAAGATCGGCAAGGAGTATAAGGCGCTGCAGGAGCAATACCCTGACAAGGCCGAAGATGTGGAGTGGGTGTGGGAGAACATGCCGTTTTTAGGTGATGTGTACCTGGGCCACCTGCGCTACGGCACCCACGGCCTCAACAGCGTGGACAACTGCCACCCGATGGTGCGCGAAAACAACTGGCGCAGCCGCTCCCTGGCCGTGGCCGGTAACTTCAACATGACCAACGTGGATGAGCAGTTTCAGAAACTGCTGGAGCTGGGGCAGCACCCCAAGCAGAAGACCGACACGACCACGGTGCTGGAGAAGATCGGCCACTTCCTCGACGAGGAGAACCAGGTGCTGTTCGACAACTACAAGCAAGGCGACTACACCAATAAAGAAATCACCCAACTCATAGAGCAGAACCTGGACATGCAGCGTGTGCTCAAGCGTGCCGCCAAGGATTTTGACGGAGGCTATGCCATGGCTGGCCTTACAGGGTATGGTGCCTCCTTCGTCATGCGCGACCCGAACGGCATCCGTCCGGCGTACTATTACATAGATGACGAGGTGGTGGTAGTCGCTTCAGAGAAGCCGGCTATTAAAACCGCCTTTGGAATAGAGTACAGTGAGATAAAGGAGATTGCCCCAGGCCATGCCCTCATCGTTGACAAAGCCGGAAACCCGGAGCTGAAGGAAGTGGTGGAGCCGCGCGAGAAGCTCTCGTGCAGCTTTGAGCGCATCTACTTCTCCCGCGGCAACGACCCGGAGATATACACCGAGCGCAAGAACATGGGCAAGCTGCTTTGCAGGCAGATCCTGGAGGCCATTAACTACGACCTGAAAAACACCGTGTTCTCCTACATCCCGAACACGGCCGAAACTTCGTGGTTGGGCATGATGAAGGGTATCGAGAACTACCTGCGCGACTACCGCAAACAGGCCATTCTTAACCAGAAGCTGACGGAGGAAGAACTCGACGAGATCCTGCAGTTTAAGCCGCGTGCCGAGAAACTGGTGATCAAGGACGCCAAGCTGCGTACGTTCATTACCGACGACGACAGTCGAAACGACCTGGTAACGCACGTGTATGATACTACTTACGAAGTGGTGAAGAAAGGCGTGGATACGCTTGTGGTGCTGGACGACTCGATCGTGCGCGGCACGACGCTGGAGAAGAGCATCATAAAAATGCTCGACAAGCTGGAGCCGAAGAAGATCATCATCGTGTCCTGCGCGCCGCAGATCCGCTACCCGGATTGCTATGGCATTGATATGTCGCGGATGAAGGAGTTTGTGGCTTTCAGAGCGCTTCTGGCCCTGCTGAAGGATCGTGGGCAGTTAATAAAGGTACAGGAAACTTATAACAAGTGCCTTGCCGCTGCTGGTACGCCAGCCTTTAAGGAAACCAACTTTGTACAGGAGCTATACAACATGTTCACGCACAACGAAATTTCGAATAAAGTTGCCGAGATCGTGAAAGCGCCAGAGGTGCATGCAGATGTACAGGTGATTTACCAGACTATCGAAGACCTGCACCAGGCCTGCCCGAACCACAAAGGCGACTGGTACTTCACCGGCAATTACCCTACCCCGGGTGGTACAGGCGTCGTGAACCGTGCCTTTATGAATTTCGTGGAGAACAAGTCCGGAAGAGCCTATTAA
- a CDS encoding NADH-quinone oxidoreductase subunit N, translating to MNEQAVYLSDKLNAILAGAGSLLPELVLACFFLLLVTLDLFKAKSIKKLLPWLALTGLFWVLVLQVLGGYTSGDEPFLNLLLSDGLARYGGILFSAAGIFAIFMALQLRRLEKLQEGRGEFYALVLILVLGLNLMAKSVNLLMVFLAIEVVSIASYILTLTFKTEKRAVEAGLKYVLYGTLSAGVMLYGMSFFYGLTGTLNYTSEAFALGLLQADTLLVTVAAVLVLAGFFFKISAAPFHFWAPDVYQGAPMPVVALFSTGPKIAGILVILRFVGNFTDPDAFADVQLLLGVAAIATLAIGNFTALWQRTPRRLMAYSSVSHAGFLLMALLAFGTGYTSSVLFYLTVLLFMNFGVFLLLQVAEEKNGVQTLEGFSGLGRSQPYVGVMALLYLLSLTGLPPLAGFTGKLLIFSNVWEAYTLSANNLLLALLITGILLTGVALFYYIKIPYYLFFKGNQSHENLVISPSEKLLLALFALPLLVLFFKPDLLLRWIEQLLAQTL from the coding sequence GTGAACGAGCAGGCGGTATACTTGTCGGATAAACTGAACGCCATCCTGGCGGGAGCAGGCTCGCTGTTGCCCGAGCTGGTGCTGGCCTGCTTCTTCCTGCTGCTCGTAACGCTCGACCTGTTCAAAGCTAAAAGTATAAAAAAGCTGCTGCCCTGGCTGGCCCTTACCGGTTTGTTCTGGGTGCTGGTGCTGCAGGTATTGGGGGGCTATACTTCCGGCGACGAGCCTTTCCTGAACCTGCTGCTCTCGGATGGCTTGGCCCGTTACGGCGGCATCCTTTTCAGCGCGGCAGGTATATTTGCCATTTTCATGGCGTTGCAGCTCAGGCGGCTGGAAAAGCTGCAGGAGGGTAGGGGCGAGTTTTATGCGCTGGTGCTAATACTCGTGCTGGGCCTCAACCTGATGGCCAAATCGGTTAACCTGCTGATGGTGTTCCTGGCCATTGAGGTCGTTTCCATCGCCTCCTATATCCTTACCCTTACGTTTAAAACCGAGAAACGCGCCGTGGAGGCCGGCCTGAAGTATGTGCTCTACGGGACGCTGTCGGCGGGGGTGATGCTGTATGGCATGTCGTTTTTCTACGGCCTGACGGGTACGCTGAACTATACTTCGGAGGCCTTCGCCTTGGGGTTGCTGCAAGCCGACACACTGCTGGTAACAGTAGCCGCCGTACTGGTATTGGCCGGTTTTTTCTTCAAGATCTCTGCCGCGCCTTTCCACTTCTGGGCGCCGGATGTGTACCAGGGGGCGCCGATGCCGGTGGTGGCGCTCTTCTCCACCGGGCCAAAAATAGCGGGTATCCTGGTTATACTTCGCTTTGTGGGCAACTTTACCGACCCCGATGCCTTTGCCGATGTGCAGTTGCTGTTAGGCGTTGCTGCCATCGCCACCCTGGCTATCGGAAACTTCACGGCGCTGTGGCAACGCACGCCGCGCAGGCTGATGGCATACTCTTCCGTGTCGCATGCTGGTTTTCTGCTGATGGCGCTGCTGGCTTTCGGCACCGGCTATACTTCCAGCGTGCTGTTTTACCTCACGGTGCTGCTGTTTATGAACTTCGGTGTTTTCCTGCTGCTGCAGGTGGCCGAGGAAAAAAATGGCGTTCAGACGTTGGAGGGCTTTTCGGGCCTGGGCCGCTCGCAGCCATATGTTGGGGTGATGGCGCTGCTTTACCTGCTCTCACTCACAGGGCTTCCGCCGCTGGCCGGCTTCACGGGCAAACTGCTGATTTTTAGCAACGTGTGGGAGGCTTACACGCTGTCGGCAAACAACCTGCTGCTGGCCCTGTTAATAACAGGGATTCTGCTGACGGGGGTGGCGCTTTTTTACTATATCAAGATACCATACTACCTTTTCTTCAAAGGGAATCAATCTCACGAAAATTTAGTTATTTCACCGTCAGAAAAACTGTTGCTGGCGCTGTTCGCCCTGCCGCTGCTGGTCCTGTTCTTTAAACCCGACCTGCTGCTCCGCTGGATAGAGCAATTGCTGGCGCAGACACTATAA